One window of the Onychostoma macrolepis isolate SWU-2019 chromosome 21, ASM1243209v1, whole genome shotgun sequence genome contains the following:
- the kcnt1a gene encoding potassium channel subfamily T member 1 isoform X1 gives MPEALAHEEDKVAVTFPSARRSPDEKMSGACYTNHTFEYDDGSTRTARLSPRCGGRGVVLNVQDLEMAAGASVVPSLQTYFRFRDLLLGDQTFHDDRVHVEFYVDENTFKERLKLFFIKNQRSSLRIRIFNFCLKLLTCVLYIIRVMTDNPAQLRHTCVNCNSTTQTNEINWELIFWVDRKVPVWAIQVIVASISFMEAMLLMYLSYKGNIWEQVFQVSFLLEMLNTVPFIITIFWPPLRNLFIPVFLNCWLAKCALESMINDLHRAIQRTHSAMFNQVLILICTLLCLVFTGTCGIQHLERAGKKSLSLFNALYFCIVTFSTVGFGDVTPQIWPSQLLVVVMICVALVVLPLQFEELIYLWMERQKSGGNYSRHRAQTERHVVLCVSTLKIDLLMDFLNEFYAHPHTQDYYVVILCPCEVDVQVRRILQIPLWSQRVIYLQGSALKNQDLLRAKMDDAEACFILSSRNEADRMAADHQTILRAWAVKDFAPNCPLYVQILKPENKFHVKFADHVVCEEEFKYAMLALNCLCPATSTLITLLVHTSRGQEGQQSPEQWQRMYGRCSGNEVYHIRLGDSMFFREYNSKSFTYAAFHAHKKYGVCLIGVKREDNKSILLNPGPRHIMSTSDTCYYINITKEENSAFIFRQEEDQGKGRGHCDILNSPSGLPVHSIIASMGTVAMDFQNTSPTESSVKLAPPLENEQGSRRPSIAPVLELADSASLLPCDLLSDQSEDEAGQSEEDVTAIEFVKGYPPNSPYIGSSPTLCHLLPQKAHFCCLRLDQSCEHVSFEDAKAYGFKNKLIIVSAETAGNGLYNFIVPLRAYYRPRRELNPIVLLLDNLPDDHFLEAISCFPMVYYMGGTIDNLDSLLQCGVLYADNLVVVDKESTMSAEEDYMADAKTIVNVQTMFRLFPSLSIITELTHPSNMRFMQFRAKDCYSLALSKLEKKERDKGSNLAFMFRLPFAAGRVFSISMLDTLLYQCFVKDYMIPIARLLLGLDTTPGSGFLCAMHVCEADLWIRTYGRLFQKFCSSSSEIPIGIYRTESHASPEFQGSVSIEGLNDTREKGEESKILTRSSSSSDQSEHPLLRKKSMYWTRRLSRRSVKRSDSSLSSIQQRLGVLRRSEREELTELVRNRMQHLGLHTAGYKDATNLTASDVMNRVNLGYLQDELNDQQNSISYVLINPAPDTLLQLNDVVFLIRPDPLAHVPEAPPVQNRWCRSTTDTPELNKI, from the exons ATGCCTGAAGCTCTGGCTCACGAGGAAGATAAAGTGGCAGTGACGTTTCCGTCCGCGCGCCGCTCGCCGGATGAAAAGATGAGCGGCGCGTGCTACACCAACCACACATTTGAATACGATGATGGGAGCACGCGCACCGCGCGCCTGAG TCCAAGATGTGGGGGCAGAGGGGTGGTCTTAAATGTGCAGGACCTCGAGATGGCCGCTGGAGCATCTGTTGTTCCATCCCTTCAAACCTACTTCCGGTTCCGAGACCTGTTGCTAGGAGACCAGACATTTCATGATGACAG GGTCCATGTGGAGTTTTATGTGGATGAGAACACGTTTAAAGAGAGACTCAaacttttcttcatcaaaaaCCAAAGATCCA GTTTAAGGATCCGAATATTTAACTTCTGCCTGAAGCTTTTGACATGTGTTCTTTACATAATTCGAGTCATGACGGACAATCCAGCCCAGCTCCGCCACACATG CGTCAACTGCAACAGCACCACGCAGACCAACGAGATCAACTG GGAGCTGATATTCTGGGTAGACAGAAAAGTACCAGTTTGGGCCATTCAG GTTATTGTAGCATCCATCAGTTTCATGGAGGCCATGTTGCTAATGTACCTCAGCTACAAG gGTAATATATGGGAGCAGGTATTTCAGGTGTCTTTCCTCTTGGAGATGTTAAATACGGTCCCTTTCATCATAACG ATCTTCTGGCCTCCCCTCAGAAACCTGTTTATCCCAGTGTTTCTCAACTGCTGGCTGGCCAAGTGTGCTCTGGAGAGCATGATA AATGATCTGCACCGGGCCATTCAGCGAACACACTCGGCCATGTTCAACCAGGTCCTCATTCTTATCTGCACTCTCTTATGTCTTGTATTCACTGG CACATGTGGTATCCAGCATTTAGAGCGTGCTGGTAAGAAGAGTCTGTCTCTCTTCAACGCTTTGTATTTTTGCATCGTGACCTTCTCTACGGTGGGCTTCGGAGATGTGACGCCGCAGATCTGGCCGTCTCAGCTGCTGGTGGTGGTGATGATTTGTGTGGCCCTGGTGGTGCTGCCTCTACAG TTTGAGGAGTTGATCTATCTGTGGATGGAAAGGCAGAAATCTGGAGGAAACTACAGCAGACATCGAGCTCAAACAGAGAGACATGTGGTCTTATGTGTCAGTACTCTCAAAATCGACCTGCTCATGGACTTTCTCAATGAATTCTACGCTCATCCTCACACACAA GATTATTACGTGGTCATCTTGTGTCCATGTGAGGTGGACGTCCAGGTGAGGAGGATTTTGCAGATTCCTCTCTGGTCACAGAGGGTCATCTACCTTCAAGGCTCCGCTCTCAAAAACCAGGATTTACTGAGAGCCAA GATGGACGATGCAGAAGCTTGTTTCATTCTCAGCAGCAGGAATGAAGCTGATCGCATGGCAGCA GATCACCAGACCATTCTGAGGGCCTGGGCTGTGAAAGACTTCGCTCCGAACTGCCCTCTTTACGTCCAGATTCTCAAACCTGAAAACAAGTTCCATGTTAAATTTGCAG ATCACGTAGTGTGTGAAGAAGAGTTTAAATATGCCATGTTGGCTCTGAACTGTCTGTGTCCAGCCACCTCTACGCTGATCACTTTACTAGTCCACACATCTCGAGGACA AGAGGGCCAGCAGTCTCCAGAGCAGTGGCAGAGGATGTACGGCCGTTGTTCGGGTAATGAGGTGTATCATATCCGTCTGGGTGACAGTATGTTCTTCAGAGAGTACAACAGCAAAAGCTTCACCTACGCGGCCTTTCACGCCCACAAGAA GTATGGCGTGTGTCTGATCGGCGTGAAGAGAGAAGACAACAAAAGCATCTTGTTGAACCCTGGACCACGCCACATCATGTCTACCAGCGACACCTGTTACTACATCAACATCACGAAGGAGGAAAACTCCGCCTTCATCTTCAGACAGGAAGAAGACCAGGGAAAGGGGCGGGGCCACTGTGACATTTTAAACAGCCCATCTGGCCTACCTGTTCATAGCATCATTGCTAGCATGG GAACGGTTGCCATGGATTTTCAGAACACAAGTCCCACTGAGAGCAGCGTCAAACTGGCTCCGCCCCTGGAGAATGAACAAGGAAGCCGCCGCCCAAGCATAGCGCCCGTTCTGGAGCTCGCTGACTCCGCCTCCTTACTGCCATGTGATCTGCTCAGCGACCAATCAGAGGATGAGGCCGGACAGTCAGAAGAAGATGTAACAGCTATTGA ATTTGTGAAAGGATACCCCCCAAACTCTCCATACATTGGGAGCTCCCCGACCCTTTGCCATCTCCTGCCCCAGAAGGCCCATTTCTGCTGTTTACGGCTTGACCAG AGCTGTGAGCATGTTTCCTTTGAGGACGCAAAAGCATATGGCTTCAAAAACAAGCTGATCATTGTTTCTGCTGAGACGGCTGGAAACGGTCTTTACAACTTCATAGTGCCTTTAAGAGCCTATTACAGACCCAGACGAGAACTCAACCCTATAGTCCTGCTGTTAGACAACCt ACCTGATGACCACTTCCTTGAGGCCATATCCTGCTTCCCAATGGTGTATTATATGGGTGGCACCATTGACAA TTTGGACAGCCTATTGCAGTGTGGTGTTCTGTATGCTGACAATCTAGTGGTGGTGGATAAAGAAAGCACTATGAGCGCAGAGGAAGATTATATGGCTGATGCTAAAACCATCGTCAACGTGCAGACCATGTTCAG GTTGTTTCCAAGTCTCAGTATAATCACAGAACTGACTCACCCGTCAAACATGAGATTCATGCAGTTCAGAGCGAAGGACTGTTACTCCCTCGCTCTGTCCAAACTCGAGAAG AAGGAACGTGACAAAGGCTCGAATCTTGCCTTCATGTTTCGACTTCCGTTTGCTGCTGGTCGAGTCTTCAGCATCAGCATGCTGGACACACTCCTGTACCAg TGTTTTGTGAAGGACTACATGATCCCAATAGCCAGATTGCTGCTGGGATTGGACACCACGCCTGGATCAGGGTTCCTGTGCGCT ATGCACGTATGTGAAGCTGATCTCTGGATCCGCACGTACGGGAGACTCTTCCAGAAGTTCTGCTCGTCTAGTTCAGAGATTCCCATCGGAATATACCGCACAGAATCACACGCATCACCTGAG TTTCAAGGTTCCGTCAGCATCGAGGGGTTAAACGACACCAGGGAGAAGGGGGAGGAGTCAAAGATCCTCACCCGGAGCTCCTCCAGCAGTGACCAATCAGAGCACCCGCTCCTGAGAAAGAAGAGCATGTACTGGACGAGGCGTCTCAGTAGGCGGAGCGTGAAGAGGAGCGACTCCTCCCTCAGCTCCATCCAGCAGCGTCTGGGCGTGTTACGCCGCTCGGAAAGGGAGGAGCTTACGGAACTGGTCAGGAACCGCATGCAGCACTTGGGCCTGCACACGGCTGGATACA AGGATGCCACAAATCTAACAGCCAGTGATGTAATGAACCGAGTTAATTTGGGGTATTTGCAAG ATGAGTTGAATGACCAGCAGAACTCCATCTCATATGTGctgataaaccccgcccccgaCACGCTGCTGCAGCTCAATGATGTTGT
- the kcnt1a gene encoding potassium channel subfamily T member 1 isoform X2, which translates to MPEALAHEEDKVAVTFPSARRSPDEKMSGACYTNHTFEYDDGSTRTARLSPRCGGRGVVLNVQDLEMAAGASVVPSLQTYFRFRDLLLGDQTFHDDRVHVEFYVDENTFKERLKLFFIKNQRSSLRIRIFNFCLKLLTCVLYIIRVMTDNPAQLRHTCVNCNSTTQTNEINWELIFWVDRKVPVWAIQVIVASISFMEAMLLMYLSYKGNIWEQVFQVSFLLEMLNTVPFIITIFWPPLRNLFIPVFLNCWLAKCALESMINDLHRAIQRTHSAMFNQVLILICTLLCLVFTGTCGIQHLERAGKKSLSLFNALYFCIVTFSTVGFGDVTPQIWPSQLLVVVMICVALVVLPLQFEELIYLWMERQKSGGNYSRHRAQTERHVVLCVSTLKIDLLMDFLNEFYAHPHTQDYYVVILCPCEVDVQVRRILQIPLWSQRVIYLQGSALKNQDLLRAKMDDAEACFILSSRNEADRMAADHQTILRAWAVKDFAPNCPLYVQILKPENKFHVKFADHVVCEEEFKYAMLALNCLCPATSTLITLLVHTSRGQEGQQSPEQWQRMYGRCSGNEVYHIRLGDSMFFREYNSKSFTYAAFHAHKKYGVCLIGVKREDNKSILLNPGPRHIMSTSDTCYYINITKEENSAFIFRQEEDQGKGRGHCDILNSPSGLPVHSIIASMGTVAMDFQNTSPTESSVKLAPPLENEQGSRRPSIAPVLELADSASLLPCDLLSDQSEDEAGQSEEDVTAIEFVKGYPPNSPYIGSSPTLCHLLPQKAHFCCLRLDQSCEHVSFEDAKAYGFKNKLIIVSAETAGNGLYNFIVPLRAYYRPRRELNPIVLLLDNLPDDHFLEAISCFPMVYYMGGTIDNLDSLLQCGVLYADNLVVVDKESTMSAEEDYMADAKTIVNVQTMFRLFPSLSIITELTHPSNMRFMQFRAKDCYSLALSKLEKKERDKGSNLAFMFRLPFAAGRVFSISMLDTLLYQCFVKDYMIPIARLLLGLDTTPGSGFLCAMHVCEADLWIRTYGRLFQKFCSSSSEIPIGIYRTESHASPEFQGSVSIEGLNDTREKGEESKILTRSSSSSDQSEHPLLRKKSMYWTRRLSRRSVKRSDSSLSSIQQRLGVLRRSEREELTELVRNRMQHLGLHTAGYNELNDQQNSISYVLINPAPDTLLQLNDVVFLIRPDPLAHVPEAPPVQNRWCRSTTDTPELNKI; encoded by the exons ATGCCTGAAGCTCTGGCTCACGAGGAAGATAAAGTGGCAGTGACGTTTCCGTCCGCGCGCCGCTCGCCGGATGAAAAGATGAGCGGCGCGTGCTACACCAACCACACATTTGAATACGATGATGGGAGCACGCGCACCGCGCGCCTGAG TCCAAGATGTGGGGGCAGAGGGGTGGTCTTAAATGTGCAGGACCTCGAGATGGCCGCTGGAGCATCTGTTGTTCCATCCCTTCAAACCTACTTCCGGTTCCGAGACCTGTTGCTAGGAGACCAGACATTTCATGATGACAG GGTCCATGTGGAGTTTTATGTGGATGAGAACACGTTTAAAGAGAGACTCAaacttttcttcatcaaaaaCCAAAGATCCA GTTTAAGGATCCGAATATTTAACTTCTGCCTGAAGCTTTTGACATGTGTTCTTTACATAATTCGAGTCATGACGGACAATCCAGCCCAGCTCCGCCACACATG CGTCAACTGCAACAGCACCACGCAGACCAACGAGATCAACTG GGAGCTGATATTCTGGGTAGACAGAAAAGTACCAGTTTGGGCCATTCAG GTTATTGTAGCATCCATCAGTTTCATGGAGGCCATGTTGCTAATGTACCTCAGCTACAAG gGTAATATATGGGAGCAGGTATTTCAGGTGTCTTTCCTCTTGGAGATGTTAAATACGGTCCCTTTCATCATAACG ATCTTCTGGCCTCCCCTCAGAAACCTGTTTATCCCAGTGTTTCTCAACTGCTGGCTGGCCAAGTGTGCTCTGGAGAGCATGATA AATGATCTGCACCGGGCCATTCAGCGAACACACTCGGCCATGTTCAACCAGGTCCTCATTCTTATCTGCACTCTCTTATGTCTTGTATTCACTGG CACATGTGGTATCCAGCATTTAGAGCGTGCTGGTAAGAAGAGTCTGTCTCTCTTCAACGCTTTGTATTTTTGCATCGTGACCTTCTCTACGGTGGGCTTCGGAGATGTGACGCCGCAGATCTGGCCGTCTCAGCTGCTGGTGGTGGTGATGATTTGTGTGGCCCTGGTGGTGCTGCCTCTACAG TTTGAGGAGTTGATCTATCTGTGGATGGAAAGGCAGAAATCTGGAGGAAACTACAGCAGACATCGAGCTCAAACAGAGAGACATGTGGTCTTATGTGTCAGTACTCTCAAAATCGACCTGCTCATGGACTTTCTCAATGAATTCTACGCTCATCCTCACACACAA GATTATTACGTGGTCATCTTGTGTCCATGTGAGGTGGACGTCCAGGTGAGGAGGATTTTGCAGATTCCTCTCTGGTCACAGAGGGTCATCTACCTTCAAGGCTCCGCTCTCAAAAACCAGGATTTACTGAGAGCCAA GATGGACGATGCAGAAGCTTGTTTCATTCTCAGCAGCAGGAATGAAGCTGATCGCATGGCAGCA GATCACCAGACCATTCTGAGGGCCTGGGCTGTGAAAGACTTCGCTCCGAACTGCCCTCTTTACGTCCAGATTCTCAAACCTGAAAACAAGTTCCATGTTAAATTTGCAG ATCACGTAGTGTGTGAAGAAGAGTTTAAATATGCCATGTTGGCTCTGAACTGTCTGTGTCCAGCCACCTCTACGCTGATCACTTTACTAGTCCACACATCTCGAGGACA AGAGGGCCAGCAGTCTCCAGAGCAGTGGCAGAGGATGTACGGCCGTTGTTCGGGTAATGAGGTGTATCATATCCGTCTGGGTGACAGTATGTTCTTCAGAGAGTACAACAGCAAAAGCTTCACCTACGCGGCCTTTCACGCCCACAAGAA GTATGGCGTGTGTCTGATCGGCGTGAAGAGAGAAGACAACAAAAGCATCTTGTTGAACCCTGGACCACGCCACATCATGTCTACCAGCGACACCTGTTACTACATCAACATCACGAAGGAGGAAAACTCCGCCTTCATCTTCAGACAGGAAGAAGACCAGGGAAAGGGGCGGGGCCACTGTGACATTTTAAACAGCCCATCTGGCCTACCTGTTCATAGCATCATTGCTAGCATGG GAACGGTTGCCATGGATTTTCAGAACACAAGTCCCACTGAGAGCAGCGTCAAACTGGCTCCGCCCCTGGAGAATGAACAAGGAAGCCGCCGCCCAAGCATAGCGCCCGTTCTGGAGCTCGCTGACTCCGCCTCCTTACTGCCATGTGATCTGCTCAGCGACCAATCAGAGGATGAGGCCGGACAGTCAGAAGAAGATGTAACAGCTATTGA ATTTGTGAAAGGATACCCCCCAAACTCTCCATACATTGGGAGCTCCCCGACCCTTTGCCATCTCCTGCCCCAGAAGGCCCATTTCTGCTGTTTACGGCTTGACCAG AGCTGTGAGCATGTTTCCTTTGAGGACGCAAAAGCATATGGCTTCAAAAACAAGCTGATCATTGTTTCTGCTGAGACGGCTGGAAACGGTCTTTACAACTTCATAGTGCCTTTAAGAGCCTATTACAGACCCAGACGAGAACTCAACCCTATAGTCCTGCTGTTAGACAACCt ACCTGATGACCACTTCCTTGAGGCCATATCCTGCTTCCCAATGGTGTATTATATGGGTGGCACCATTGACAA TTTGGACAGCCTATTGCAGTGTGGTGTTCTGTATGCTGACAATCTAGTGGTGGTGGATAAAGAAAGCACTATGAGCGCAGAGGAAGATTATATGGCTGATGCTAAAACCATCGTCAACGTGCAGACCATGTTCAG GTTGTTTCCAAGTCTCAGTATAATCACAGAACTGACTCACCCGTCAAACATGAGATTCATGCAGTTCAGAGCGAAGGACTGTTACTCCCTCGCTCTGTCCAAACTCGAGAAG AAGGAACGTGACAAAGGCTCGAATCTTGCCTTCATGTTTCGACTTCCGTTTGCTGCTGGTCGAGTCTTCAGCATCAGCATGCTGGACACACTCCTGTACCAg TGTTTTGTGAAGGACTACATGATCCCAATAGCCAGATTGCTGCTGGGATTGGACACCACGCCTGGATCAGGGTTCCTGTGCGCT ATGCACGTATGTGAAGCTGATCTCTGGATCCGCACGTACGGGAGACTCTTCCAGAAGTTCTGCTCGTCTAGTTCAGAGATTCCCATCGGAATATACCGCACAGAATCACACGCATCACCTGAG TTTCAAGGTTCCGTCAGCATCGAGGGGTTAAACGACACCAGGGAGAAGGGGGAGGAGTCAAAGATCCTCACCCGGAGCTCCTCCAGCAGTGACCAATCAGAGCACCCGCTCCTGAGAAAGAAGAGCATGTACTGGACGAGGCGTCTCAGTAGGCGGAGCGTGAAGAGGAGCGACTCCTCCCTCAGCTCCATCCAGCAGCGTCTGGGCGTGTTACGCCGCTCGGAAAGGGAGGAGCTTACGGAACTGGTCAGGAACCGCATGCAGCACTTGGGCCTGCACACGGCTGGATACA ATGAGTTGAATGACCAGCAGAACTCCATCTCATATGTGctgataaaccccgcccccgaCACGCTGCTGCAGCTCAATGATGTTGT